The DNA sequence TGCCCCAGCGCGGAAAGGGCTGGCCGCAGCTTCTGGCCTGTCCGTTCCAGTATCTTGCGCGCCGCATCGGCGCTGTCGGCGCCGGCAGCGAGCAGAATGGCGGTCTTGACCGCGCCGCCGCTCTTTTCGAGCAGGCTGGCGGCCTCTTCCTGGCCGCGGCCGCTGACGGCGGCGACGATGCGCGCCGCCCGGTCGCGCAGCTTCATATTGTCGGCCATGAGGTTGACCATGTAACCGTCATGGACATGGCCAAGATGAACGGCGGTCAGCGTCGACAGCATGTTGAGCGCGATCTTCTGCGCCGTTCCGGCGCCCATGCGGGTCGAGCCGGCGATGACTTCCGGCGGTGTCTCGAGCAGGATGGCGGTGTCGGCCTGCTGGAGCAGAGCCGAACCCCTGTTGTTGGCGATGCCGATGGTGGCGGCACCCCGGCGCCGCGCCTCCTCGACGGCGCCCACCGCATAGGGCGTCGTGCCGCTGGCGGAAAGGGCGATCAGGCAATCGCCCACGCCGACACCCGCATTCGCAACCGCCGTCGTGGCCTCCTCGGCGTCGTCCTCGGGCCCGCCGGCCAGTGTCCTCAAGGCGTCGTCGCCGCCGGCGATCAGGATGGCGATGCGGTCGCGCTGGATGCCGAACGTGCCCGGCAATTCCAGCGCATCGGCCAGCGCCATCAGGCCGGAGCTGCCGGCCGCGGCATAGGCAAGCTTGCCGCCGCCGCTCAGGCGGCCGGCAATGATCTCGGCTGCCCTGGCGATGGAGGGAATGGCGTTGCGGACCGCTTTGGCGGCCTCGACCTGCGCATCGGCCAGCGAAGCAAGGATGACTTCGGGAGCCTGGATATCCAGCCCCTCGGCATTCCCATGCAGCGCTTCGGTGCGCGTTTCGGCCATCCCAGTTCCTCCGATCCACAAAACAATACCAAAAAAATACCACTTGTCCACATGCATTAACGAATTCGCGGCCGGGAAATCGCTAAGCCGACGAATTGCGGAAGCTTTTCAATAAAATACGGCTTAATCTTTTTGAAACGGAAATTAACTCTTGGCTATTGGTACTTTATTGGTATTATCCTGCCGGAGGAGAAAATCGCGTGAAATTCGTGCTCGGTATCGATGGCGGCGGCACCAGCTGCAGGGCCGCACTGGCAACGGCGGACGGCGCTGTTGTCGGCCGCGCCAAAAGCGGCGCCGCCAACATCCGCACCGATCTCACCGGCGCCCGCTCGAACATCGTCGATGCGGCGCGGCAGGCTTTCATCGCCGCCGGGCAAGATCCGGACCTGATCCCGCAAACACCCGCCATCCTCGGCCTTGCCGGCGCCAATGTCGGCACTTACCGGCAGCAGCTCGAGGCGATCCTGCCGTTCAGCACCAGCCGCGTGGAGACCGATGCGGAGATCGCGCTCGAAGGCGCGGTCGGTTCCGGTGACGGCGCGATGGCGATCCTGGGCACCGGCACCGCCTATATGGCGCGCAGGGATGGTAAATCGCGCGCCATCGGCGGCTGGGGATTCCAGGTCGGCGACCAGGGCAGCGGCGCCCGCATCGGCCGCGACCTGCTGGAGCAGACCCTGCTCGCGCATGATGGCGTGCGCCAGGCCTCGCCGCTGACCGACAGCATGATGGCCGTTTTCCGCAACAATCCCGAGGACGTCGTCGAGTTCACCACCAACGCCAAGCCCGGCGATTTCGGCGGCTTCGCGCCGAAAGTATTCGAACATGCGCAAAAAGGCGACATCGTCGCCAACTGGATACTCGACAAGGCGGTCGCCGATGTCGAGGCCTCGCTTGGCGCGCTCGACCTCGCCGCCGGAGCACCGCTCTGCCTGCTCGGCGGGCTGGCGCCGCTCTATGCGCCGCGCCTGTCGGAGCGCTACCGCGCCCTGCTGAAGGAACCGCTCGACGATGCGCTAGGCGGTGCTGTGCAGATGGCGGCACGCCTTTTCGCTGGACGTGTGGAGGCTGCGCGATGAGCGATGCCGCCGACCAGATCTTCGCCGCGCTCAAACAATCCTCACAAAGCGGCGCGCCGCTTTACCTGCAGCTCAGGAAAAGCATCGAGGACGCCGTCAACCGCGGCCTGATCGGCCCAGGCGACGCGCTGCCTTCCGAGCGCGACATCGCCACCAAGGCCGACATTTCGCGCGTCACCGTGCGCAAGGCGGTGCAAGACCTGGTCAAGGGCGGCATATTGGTGCAGCGCCATGGCTCGGGCACCTTCGTGGCGCCGCGCATGGAGCGCGTCGAGCAGTCGCTGTCGCGGCTGACCTCCTTCACCGAGGACATGGCGCGGCGCGGCATGGCGGTGCGCTCGGCCTGGCTCGACCGCGGCCTCTACGCGCCCTCGCCCGACGAGATGATGGTGCTTGGCCTGTCGTCGAGCGAACTGGTGGCGCGCGTGGCGCGCCTGCGCATCGCCAACGACACGCCGCTGGCGATCGAACGCGCTTCACTGTCGGCCAGCGTGCTGCCGGACCCGGCTGGAATTGGCTCCTCGCTCTACGCGGCGCTGGAATTGACCGGCAACAGGCCGGTGCGCGCGGTGCAGCGCATCTCCGCCGCCAATCTCGGCGAGGGCGATGCGCGCCTGCTCGAAGTGCCGCCGGGCATTGCCGGCCTGCATATCGAGCGTATTTCCTACCTGGCGAGCGGCAAGGTGATCGAGTTCACCCGCTCCATCTACCGGGGCGACGCCTATGATTTCGTCGCCGAACTGCGGCTGACAGGGCCGAGCGAAGAGGGCCGATCATGATTGCCAACACCACGCATATGCAGCGCGAGATCGAGGAGATCCCGCAAGCCGTCGCCCGCCTGCTCGACGGCTCCGGTGCCGTGCTGGCCGAAGCAGGGCGCGGCATCAAGGAGCGCGACCCGCATTTCGTCGTCACCGTGGCGCGAGGCTCGTCCGATCATGCCGCCACCTTCATGAAATATGCCGTCGAATTGACCGCGGGCCTTGCCGTCGCCTCGGTCGGGCCGTCGATCGCCTCGATCTATGGCCGCAAGCTCCGGCTTGACGGCTCGGCCTGCCTGGCGATCTCGCAGTCGGGCAAGAGCCCCGACATCGTCGCGATGGCCGAAACCGCACGGGCCGGCGGCGCGCTGACCGTTGCCGTCACCAACACCGCCGATTCGCCGCTCGCGCGCGCCTCGGACTATGCGATAGACATACTCGCCGGGCCGGAGCGCAGCGTCGCGGCAACCAAGACCTTCATCAATTCCGCCGTTGCCGGTCTTGCCCTCATGGCGCATTCGACCGGGGACGACGCGCTTCTCGCGGCCCTGGCCCGCCTGCCCGAGCATTTCGGCAAGGCGATCGCCTGCGACTGGATGAGCGTGCTGGCCGAGACGATCGAGAAGCAGAAGTCGCTGTTCATTCTCGGCCGCGGTCCGTCGGCGGCGATGGCAAACGAGGCGGCGCTGAAGTTCAAGGAGACCTGCGGCATGCATGCCGAGGCTTATAGCGCGGCCGAAGTCATGCATGGCCCGCTGGCGCTGATCGGCCCCGACTTTCCGGTGCTGGCGCTGGCCGCTCGCGACGCGTCCGAGCCCTCGGTCGCCGACGCCGCCGACAGCCTGGCGGCCAAGGGCGCGCCGGTTTTCGTCACCTCGGCGCTCGCCAATCGCGCCACGCGCCTGCCGCATGTCGCCACCGGTCACCCGCTGACCGATCCGCTGACGCTGATCGTCTCCTTCTACATGTTCGTCGAGGCCTTTGCCCGCCATCGCGGCCTCGATCCGGACGCGCCGCGCAACCTTCGCAAGGTGACGGAGACCGTATGAGCGACCGTTTTGCCCTGACCGGCGCCCGCATCTTCGACGGCGACGACTGGCACGAAGGCGCGGCCCTTGTCGTGCGCGACGGCCTCGTCGAAGCCATGTTGCCGCAAGGCGCGCTGCCCGGGGATATCCGTGCCGTCGACACCGGCGGCGGCATGCTGGTGCCGGGCTTCGTCGACATCCAGGTCAATGGCGGCGGCGGTGTGATGCTCAACGATCATCCCGATGTCGCCTCGATCGAAACCATCTGCCGCGCGCACGCGCCATTCGGCACGACGGCGCTGCTGCCGACGCTGATCACCGACACGCCCGCAATCACCGCCGCCGCGATTGCCGCCGGCGAAGCGGCAGCGCTGCAAAAAGTGCCGGGTTTCCTCGGCCTGCATCTGGAAGGTCCGCATCTGTCGATTGCCCGCAAGGGTGCGCATGATCCGGCGCTGATCCGGCCGATGACGGACGCCGACCAAGCCATGCTGATCGCGGCGCGCCAGAAGCTGCCGGTGCTGCTCACCACGATCGCGCCGGAATCCGTCGATCCTGCCCGCGTCAAGGCCTTGGCCAAGGCCGGGATCATCGTGAGCCTCGGCCATTCCGACACGGGCCATGCCACGGCTAAAGCCTTCGCAGAGGCCGGCGCCAGCGTCGTCACGCACCTGTTCAACGCGATGAGCCAGATCGGCAACCGCGAGCCCGGGCTGGCGGGCGCCGCGATCGACATCGGCGCCTTGTCGGCGGGGCTGATCGCCGACGGCATCCATGTCCACCCCGCCACGATCAGGATCGCGCTCGACGCCAAACAGGGACCGGGCAGGATCGTGCTGGTCACCGACGCGATGGCGACGATCGGCACCGAGATGAGTTCGTTCACGCTCAACGGCCGCACCATCTACCGCAGGGATGGCAGCCTCAGGCTTGCCGACGGGACCCTGGCCGGTGCCGACCTCGACATGATCTCGGCCATCCGGTTCATGCACCGCACTGTCGGGCTCGAGCTTTCCGAAGTCTTGCGCATGGCCTCGCTCTACCCGGCCCAGGCGATCGGCCAGTCGCACCGGCTTGGCCGCTTCGCCAATGGCACGGCGGCCGACATCGTTGCGCTGTCGGACAATCTTGACATAGGAAGCGTCTGGATCGGCGGCGACAAGGTGTTCGAGGCTGCCGCTCCGCGCTGAGAGCGAGGCCATGCAGACAATCGATTGTGTCGTCGCCGGAGCAGGCGTCGTCGGGCTTGCCGTCGCCAGGGCACTTGCCTTGTCGAGCCGCGAGGTGGTGGTGATCGAAAAGGCCGACGCGATCGGCACCGTCACCAGCTCGCGCAATTCCGAAGTCATCCATGCCGGGCTCTATTATGCGCCCGGCAGCCTGAAGGCCCGGCTGTGCGTCGAAGGGCGCCGGCAGCTCTATGCATACTGCGCCGAACACACTGTCGGCCATCGCCGCGCCGGCAAGCTGATCGTCGCCAGCGAACCCGGCCAGACGGACGGGCTGCGGGCGATCGAGGCCAATGCGAAACGCTGCGGGGTCGACGATCTCGCGCTTTTGACACGCGCCGAGGCCGAAAGCCTGGAGCCGGCGCTGAGATGCGCCGGCGCGCTGCTGTCGCCATCGACGGGCATTGTCGACAGCCACGCGCTGATGCTTTCGCTGCGCGGTGACGCTGAAGCCGCAGGCGCGTCCTTCGCTTTCCTCACCGGCGTTGCCGGGGCGGCGATCGAAGCCGATGGGATTCGGATCGACACGCGCGACGCCAATGGCGAGACCTTTGCCGTGGAGGCCGGCGCTTTCGTCAATGCAGCCGGCCTGGATGCGCAGGCCGTGGCCAGTCGGATCGAGGGTTTCCCAAGGGATCTCATCCCCCGGCAGTGGCTGGCGCGTGGCAATTATTTCGCGCTTCCCGGGCGGTCGCCGTTTTCGCGGCTGATCTATCCGGTTCCGGTCGAAGGGGGCCTCGGCGTCCACCTGACGCTCGACCTCGCCGGCAATGCGCGCTTTGGCCCCGATGTCGAATGGATCGACAGCGTGGATTACACCGTCGACCCCGGCCGAAGCGCCGTCTTCTACGAGGCGATCCGCCGCTATTGGCCCGATCTCGCGGATGGCGCCCTGCAGCTGGCCTATGCCGGCATCCGGCCGAAGCTCTCGGGCCCCGGACAGCCAGCGGCGGACTTCGTGATTCAGGGACCGGCCGATCACGGCGTGGGCCGGATCGTCAATCTGTTCGGCATCGAGAGCCCCGGCCTGACGGCGAGCCTGGCCATCGCCGACCATGTCGCCGAACTGTTGTACCCGACCTGAGCCAGCGTTCGCGCGCGCCGGAGCGCGACATCTGCTTAGCCGGCTTTATTTGAGACGTAGAGATCCTTGTAGCTGTCGCGCAAAAGGTTCTTCTGTACCTTGCCCATCGTGTTGCGCGGCAGGTCGTCGACGAAGATCACCCGTTTGGGATGCTTGTACTTCGCCATGCGGCCGGTGACGGCGTCGAGAATCTCGGCCGCGCTGATCCGCGACGCGGGCGAGCGCACGACGACCGCGGTGACGCCTTCGCCGAAGTCCGGATGGGCAAGGCCGATGACGGCGCTTTCCAGGACGCCGTCGAGCGCATCGATCTCGCTTTCGAGTTCCTTCGGATAGACGTTGTAGCCGCCTGAGATGATCAGGTCCTTGCCGCGACCGACAATGTGGACATAGCCGTCGGCGTCGATCATGCCGAGGTCGCCGGTGATGAAGAAGCCGTCGGCGCGGAATTCCGCCTTGGTCTTTTCCGGCATGCGCCAGTAGCCGCCGAACACGTTCGGACCCTTGACCTCGATCATGCCGACCTCGCCCAG is a window from the Mesorhizobium australicum WSM2073 genome containing:
- a CDS encoding N-acetylmuramic acid 6-phosphate etherase, which encodes MAETRTEALHGNAEGLDIQAPEVILASLADAQVEAAKAVRNAIPSIARAAEIIAGRLSGGGKLAYAAAGSSGLMALADALELPGTFGIQRDRIAILIAGGDDALRTLAGGPEDDAEEATTAVANAGVGVGDCLIALSASGTTPYAVGAVEEARRRGAATIGIANNRGSALLQQADTAILLETPPEVIAGSTRMGAGTAQKIALNMLSTLTAVHLGHVHDGYMVNLMADNMKLRDRAARIVAAVSGRGQEEAASLLEKSGGAVKTAILLAAGADSADAARKILERTGQKLRPALSALGHDPEKWKPLFGKDHARTKK
- a CDS encoding N-acetylglucosamine kinase yields the protein MKFVLGIDGGGTSCRAALATADGAVVGRAKSGAANIRTDLTGARSNIVDAARQAFIAAGQDPDLIPQTPAILGLAGANVGTYRQQLEAILPFSTSRVETDAEIALEGAVGSGDGAMAILGTGTAYMARRDGKSRAIGGWGFQVGDQGSGARIGRDLLEQTLLAHDGVRQASPLTDSMMAVFRNNPEDVVEFTTNAKPGDFGGFAPKVFEHAQKGDIVANWILDKAVADVEASLGALDLAAGAPLCLLGGLAPLYAPRLSERYRALLKEPLDDALGGAVQMAARLFAGRVEAAR
- a CDS encoding GntR family transcriptional regulator translates to MSDAADQIFAALKQSSQSGAPLYLQLRKSIEDAVNRGLIGPGDALPSERDIATKADISRVTVRKAVQDLVKGGILVQRHGSGTFVAPRMERVEQSLSRLTSFTEDMARRGMAVRSAWLDRGLYAPSPDEMMVLGLSSSELVARVARLRIANDTPLAIERASLSASVLPDPAGIGSSLYAALELTGNRPVRAVQRISAANLGEGDARLLEVPPGIAGLHIERISYLASGKVIEFTRSIYRGDAYDFVAELRLTGPSEEGRS
- a CDS encoding SIS domain-containing protein, which gives rise to MIANTTHMQREIEEIPQAVARLLDGSGAVLAEAGRGIKERDPHFVVTVARGSSDHAATFMKYAVELTAGLAVASVGPSIASIYGRKLRLDGSACLAISQSGKSPDIVAMAETARAGGALTVAVTNTADSPLARASDYAIDILAGPERSVAATKTFINSAVAGLALMAHSTGDDALLAALARLPEHFGKAIACDWMSVLAETIEKQKSLFILGRGPSAAMANEAALKFKETCGMHAEAYSAAEVMHGPLALIGPDFPVLALAARDASEPSVADAADSLAAKGAPVFVTSALANRATRLPHVATGHPLTDPLTLIVSFYMFVEAFARHRGLDPDAPRNLRKVTETV
- the nagA gene encoding N-acetylglucosamine-6-phosphate deacetylase yields the protein MSDRFALTGARIFDGDDWHEGAALVVRDGLVEAMLPQGALPGDIRAVDTGGGMLVPGFVDIQVNGGGGVMLNDHPDVASIETICRAHAPFGTTALLPTLITDTPAITAAAIAAGEAAALQKVPGFLGLHLEGPHLSIARKGAHDPALIRPMTDADQAMLIAARQKLPVLLTTIAPESVDPARVKALAKAGIIVSLGHSDTGHATAKAFAEAGASVVTHLFNAMSQIGNREPGLAGAAIDIGALSAGLIADGIHVHPATIRIALDAKQGPGRIVLVTDAMATIGTEMSSFTLNGRTIYRRDGSLRLADGTLAGADLDMISAIRFMHRTVGLELSEVLRMASLYPAQAIGQSHRLGRFANGTAADIVALSDNLDIGSVWIGGDKVFEAAAPR
- a CDS encoding NAD(P)/FAD-dependent oxidoreductase, producing the protein MQTIDCVVAGAGVVGLAVARALALSSREVVVIEKADAIGTVTSSRNSEVIHAGLYYAPGSLKARLCVEGRRQLYAYCAEHTVGHRRAGKLIVASEPGQTDGLRAIEANAKRCGVDDLALLTRAEAESLEPALRCAGALLSPSTGIVDSHALMLSLRGDAEAAGASFAFLTGVAGAAIEADGIRIDTRDANGETFAVEAGAFVNAAGLDAQAVASRIEGFPRDLIPRQWLARGNYFALPGRSPFSRLIYPVPVEGGLGVHLTLDLAGNARFGPDVEWIDSVDYTVDPGRSAVFYEAIRRYWPDLADGALQLAYAGIRPKLSGPGQPAADFVIQGPADHGVGRIVNLFGIESPGLTASLAIADHVAELLYPT